One window from the genome of Streptomyces sp. NBC_01476 encodes:
- the argC gene encoding N-acetyl-gamma-glutamyl-phosphate reductase, with product MAVRVAVAGASGYAGGEALRLLLGHPAVEIGAVTGNASAGQPLGTLQPHLLPLAGRVLQETTAEVLDGHDVVFLALPHGQSAAVAEQLGPDVLVVDMGADFRLKDPADWERFYGSPHAGTWPYGLPELPGGRAALEGSKRIAVPGCYPTAVSLALAPAYAAALVEPEAVIVAASGTSGAGKSPKPHLLGSEVMGSMSPYGVGGGHRHTPEMIQNLSAAAGVPVNVSFTPTLAPMSRGILATCSAKATPGITADDVRTAYEKAYGDEPFVHLLPAGQWPTTAAVHGSNATQLQVAYDEFAGRVIVVSAIDNLTKGTAGGAVQSMNIALGLPEATGLSTIGVAP from the coding sequence ATGGCGGTGCGGGTGGCGGTGGCCGGGGCCAGTGGGTATGCCGGAGGAGAGGCGCTCAGGCTGCTGCTCGGGCACCCCGCGGTGGAGATCGGGGCGGTGACCGGGAACGCCAGCGCCGGGCAGCCGCTCGGGACGCTGCAGCCGCATCTCCTGCCGCTCGCCGGACGGGTGCTCCAGGAGACCACCGCCGAGGTGCTCGACGGGCACGACGTGGTCTTCCTCGCCCTGCCGCACGGCCAGTCGGCCGCCGTCGCCGAGCAGTTGGGCCCGGACGTGCTGGTCGTGGACATGGGCGCCGACTTCCGGCTGAAGGACCCGGCGGACTGGGAGCGGTTCTACGGATCGCCGCACGCGGGCACCTGGCCGTACGGGCTGCCCGAGCTGCCGGGCGGCCGCGCCGCGCTGGAGGGGTCCAAGCGCATCGCGGTCCCCGGCTGCTACCCCACCGCCGTCTCGCTCGCGCTGGCCCCCGCCTATGCCGCCGCCCTGGTCGAACCCGAAGCGGTGATCGTCGCCGCGTCCGGCACCTCCGGCGCCGGCAAATCCCCCAAGCCGCACCTGCTCGGCTCCGAGGTGATGGGCTCGATGAGCCCGTACGGCGTGGGCGGCGGCCACCGGCACACCCCCGAGATGATCCAGAACCTCAGCGCGGCGGCCGGCGTGCCGGTGAACGTCTCCTTCACCCCGACGCTCGCGCCCATGTCCCGCGGCATCCTCGCCACCTGCAGCGCGAAGGCGACGCCGGGCATCACGGCCGACGACGTACGGACGGCGTACGAGAAGGCGTACGGCGACGAGCCGTTCGTCCACCTGCTGCCCGCCGGCCAGTGGCCCACCACCGCCGCGGTGCACGGCTCGAACGCCACCCAACTCCAGGTCGCCTACGACGAGTTCGCGGGCCGGGTGATCGTCGTCAGCGCCATCGACAACCTGACCAAGGGCACCGCGGGCGGCGCGGTGCAGAGCATGAACATCGCCCTCGGGCTGCCCGAGGCGACGGGACTTTCCACGATCGGCGTCGCTCCGTGA
- a CDS encoding methyltransferase — MYRFNAPWGDLDLTRFPAEPREQLRAWDAADDYLLRHLAEEGLTRDGEIVVVGDRWGALATALAPWGPTQISDSFLAQQATRANLRRNAPQARLRLLSTQDTPPERIDLLLIRVPKSLALLEDQLHRLAPAVRPDTLVVGTGMVTEIHTSTLRLFERILGPTRTSRAVRKARLIFCTPTPEITARGPNPWPLRYALPEGVGAVSGRTVTNHAGVFCADRLDIGTRFLLQHLPERGGQDRVVDLGCGNGVVGTAAALANPACEVLFTDESHQAVASAEATFRANADPATKAEFQVADALTAVPPESVDLILNNPPFHSHRATTETAARHMFATAHAALRPGGTLVVVANRHLPYHLRLRRLFGSCEVVASDPKFVILRATKA, encoded by the coding sequence ATGTACCGATTCAACGCGCCCTGGGGCGACCTCGACCTGACCCGATTCCCGGCCGAACCGCGGGAGCAACTGCGGGCGTGGGATGCCGCCGACGACTATCTGCTGCGGCACCTCGCGGAGGAGGGGCTCACCCGGGACGGCGAGATCGTGGTGGTGGGCGACCGCTGGGGCGCCTTGGCGACCGCGCTGGCCCCGTGGGGGCCCACCCAGATCTCGGACTCCTTCCTGGCCCAGCAGGCCACTCGGGCGAACCTGCGGCGCAACGCCCCGCAGGCGCGGCTGCGGCTGCTGTCCACCCAGGACACCCCGCCGGAGCGGATCGACCTGCTGCTGATCCGGGTGCCCAAAAGCCTCGCGCTGCTGGAGGACCAGCTGCACCGGCTGGCGCCCGCCGTCCGCCCGGACACCCTGGTGGTCGGCACCGGCATGGTCACCGAGATCCACACCTCGACGCTGCGGCTCTTCGAACGGATCCTCGGTCCGACCCGCACCTCCCGGGCGGTCCGCAAGGCGCGGCTGATCTTCTGCACGCCGACCCCGGAGATCACCGCGCGCGGCCCGAACCCGTGGCCGCTGCGGTACGCGCTCCCGGAGGGTGTCGGCGCGGTCTCCGGCCGTACCGTCACCAACCACGCCGGCGTCTTCTGTGCCGACCGCCTCGACATCGGCACCCGCTTCCTGCTCCAGCACCTGCCCGAGCGCGGCGGCCAGGACCGGGTGGTCGACCTCGGCTGCGGGAACGGCGTCGTCGGTACGGCCGCGGCGCTGGCCAACCCGGCCTGCGAGGTGCTCTTCACCGACGAGTCGCACCAGGCGGTCGCCTCCGCCGAGGCGACGTTCCGCGCCAACGCGGACCCGGCCACCAAGGCCGAGTTCCAGGTCGCCGACGCCCTCACCGCGGTCCCGCCGGAGAGCGTCGACCTGATCCTGAACAACCCGCCCTTCCACTCCCACCGCGCCACCACCGAGACCGCGGCCCGGCACATGTTCGCCACCGCCCACGCCGCCCTGCGCCCCGGCGGCACCCTGGTTGTGGTGGCCAACCGCCACCTGCCCTACCACCTGCGCCTGCGCCGTCTCTTCGGCAGCTGCGAGGTCGTCGCCTCCGACCCCAAATTCGTCATCCTCCGCGCCACCAAAGCCTGA